The segment CGCTGGGTGCCGATCGCCCGGGTCGGCCGGTGGATAAAATGGTCTCGCAAGTTTGGAGCCGAACGACTAATATTGGCGGGGGGAGTTCGCAAGACCGACGCGTTTACGCCCTGGCGGATACTGCAGTATCTGCCGGACTGGCGAACCCTGAGAATCTGGTACCGCCGGGCCCGCAAGGACAGGCGAAACCTCGCCATCCTGCAGGCCCTGGCCGACGAACTGCACGAGGCGGGAATCACCGTGGAGAACTCCGTCAAATACTGTCCCGAAGCCCTTGCCGAGGAAGGACAACTGACCGCCAACTCCCCTGCCGCCGCGGCCCGCAGCGACATCGAGTTCGCCTGGCCCATCGCCCTGAAAATCGCCCGGATGGACATCGGCCAGGCCATCGCCGTGCGAGAGAAGGACATCGTCGCGGTCGAAGCCATCGAAGGCACCGACGCCATGATCGAACGGGCCGGCCGACTTGCCCGCTCCGGCTGGACGCTGATTAAGGTGGCCCAGGCCAATCAGGACATGCGGTTCGACGTGCCGACGATCGGCCCGCAGACGATCGAAAAACTCCACGAGGC is part of the Phycisphaerae bacterium genome and harbors:
- a CDS encoding LpxI family protein — translated: MASPELQRLADCFRWVPIARVGRWIKWSRKFGAERLILAGGVRKTDAFTPWRILQYLPDWRTLRIWYRRARKDRRNLAILQALADELHEAGITVENSVKYCPEALAEEGQLTANSPAAAARSDIEFAWPIALKIARMDIGQAIAVREKDIVAVEAIEGTDAMIERAGRLARSGWTLIKVAQANQDMRFDVPTIGPQTIEKLHEAKAAAVVVEAGKTLIIEKDKTLRLAERYGIAVLGRQARGEQEQRED